The Streptomyces sp. Je 1-332 genome has a window encoding:
- the scy gene encoding polarized growth protein Scy, producing the protein MRGYERQESSRAETDHLSRFEAEMDRLKTEREKAVQHAEDLGYQVEVLRAKLHEARRNLASRPAYDGADIGYQAEQLLRNAQIQADQLRQDAERELRDARAQTQRILQEHAEQQARLQSELHSEAVSRRQQLDHELSERRQTVESHVNENVAWAEQLRARTEQQARRLLDESRAEADQALAAARAEAERVAEEARQRMSSDAESARAEAEAILRRARTDAERLLNAASTQAQEATDHAEQLRSSTATESEQARRQATEASRAAEQRMAEAETALREARAEADKVLAEAKELASKQLSAAEGANEQRTRTAKEQVARLVGEATKEAEATKSEAEQLVADARAEAEKLVKDAAEKARTITAEETAGQLAKAARTAEDVLEKASKDAKDTTKAATEEAERIRSEAEAEADRLRAEAHDIAEGLKGTAKDDTKEYRAKTVELQEEARRLRGEAEQLRADAVTEGERIRGEARREAVQQIEEAAKSAEELLAKAKADADELKSAATTESERVRTEAIERATSLRKQAEETLERTRAEAERHREEATEQAEATKSEAEDAARALHEETERAIAARQAEAADELTRLHTEAEERLATAEQALTDARAEAERIRKEAADETDRLRSESAERIRTLQSQAETEAERLRTEAAADASQARAEGENVAVRLRSDAAAEAERLKTEAQESADRLRSEAAAAAERVGAEAAEALSAAQEEAARRRREAEETLSSARAEADQERERAREQSEELLASARNRVEEAQAEAVRLVEEADRRATEMVSSAEQTAQSVRDSVAGLQEAAQEEIAGLRSAAEHAAERARTEAQEEADRVRSDAYAERERASEDAARARREASEEAEAAKSLAERTVSEAIAEAERLRSDASEYAQRSRTEASDAIASAEQDASRTRADAREDANRIRSDAASQADQLIGEARSEAERLQNETVAEAERLKAETITEAERLRAETATEAERVRSESVAKAEKLISDATGDAERLRADAAETVGSAQQHAERIRSDAERVKAEAAAEAERLTSQARDEAEHTLDEARQAANKRRSEAAEQVDTLITEAAAEAEKLTSDAQEKALKATTEAEAQADTMVGAARTEADRLVSEARVEGNSLVEKARTDADELLVGARRDATAIRERSEEQRDRLTAEIEELHERARRESAEAMKTAGERCDALVKAAEEQRAEAEAQAKELVSDASSEAGKVRISAVKRAEALLKEAETKVAELVREAERVKAEAQAEAERTVDEGKRELEVLVRRREDINAEISRVQDVLEALESFEAPSVPAPKDGGVKAGAAAGSTRSGGKPSEG; encoded by the coding sequence GTGCGGGGCTACGAACGCCAAGAGAGCTCGCGGGCTGAGACGGACCATCTTTCGCGGTTCGAGGCCGAGATGGACCGGCTGAAGACCGAGCGAGAGAAGGCTGTTCAGCACGCCGAAGACCTCGGCTACCAGGTCGAGGTGTTGCGCGCCAAGCTGCACGAGGCGCGCCGTAACCTCGCGTCCCGCCCTGCCTATGACGGCGCGGACATCGGTTACCAGGCCGAGCAGTTGCTCCGTAATGCCCAGATCCAGGCCGACCAGCTGCGCCAGGACGCCGAGCGGGAGCTGCGCGACGCTCGCGCGCAGACCCAGCGGATCCTCCAGGAGCACGCCGAGCAGCAGGCCAGGCTCCAGTCCGAGCTGCACTCCGAGGCGGTGTCACGCCGTCAGCAGCTCGACCACGAGCTGTCCGAGCGTCGTCAGACCGTCGAGTCGCACGTCAACGAGAACGTGGCGTGGGCCGAGCAGCTGCGGGCGCGCACCGAACAGCAGGCGCGCCGCCTGCTCGACGAGTCGCGCGCCGAGGCCGACCAGGCCCTTGCCGCCGCCCGCGCCGAGGCCGAGCGCGTGGCCGAAGAGGCCCGCCAGCGCATGTCGAGCGACGCCGAGTCGGCCCGCGCCGAGGCCGAGGCGATCCTGCGCCGGGCCCGCACGGACGCCGAGCGTCTCCTGAACGCCGCGTCCACGCAGGCGCAGGAGGCCACCGACCACGCGGAGCAGCTGCGTTCGTCCACGGCGACCGAGTCCGAGCAGGCGCGCCGCCAGGCCACCGAGGCGAGCCGGGCCGCCGAGCAGCGCATGGCGGAGGCCGAGACGGCGCTGCGCGAGGCGCGCGCCGAGGCCGACAAGGTCCTCGCCGAGGCCAAGGAGCTGGCGTCCAAGCAGCTCTCGGCCGCCGAGGGAGCCAACGAACAGCGCACGCGTACGGCCAAGGAGCAGGTCGCGCGGCTTGTCGGCGAGGCCACCAAGGAAGCCGAGGCCACGAAGTCCGAGGCCGAGCAGCTCGTCGCCGACGCCCGCGCCGAGGCCGAGAAGCTGGTCAAGGACGCCGCCGAGAAGGCGCGCACGATCACCGCCGAGGAGACCGCGGGCCAGCTCGCCAAGGCGGCCCGTACGGCGGAGGACGTACTGGAGAAGGCGTCCAAGGACGCCAAGGACACGACGAAGGCCGCCACCGAGGAGGCCGAGCGGATCCGCAGCGAGGCCGAGGCCGAGGCGGACCGGCTGCGCGCCGAGGCGCACGACATCGCCGAGGGGCTCAAGGGCACGGCGAAGGACGACACCAAGGAGTACCGCGCCAAGACCGTCGAGCTGCAGGAGGAGGCGCGCAGGCTGCGCGGCGAGGCCGAGCAGCTGCGGGCCGACGCGGTCACCGAGGGTGAGCGGATCCGGGGCGAGGCCCGGCGCGAGGCCGTCCAGCAGATCGAGGAGGCGGCCAAGTCCGCCGAGGAGCTGCTCGCCAAGGCGAAGGCGGATGCGGACGAGCTGAAGTCGGCCGCGACCACCGAGAGCGAGCGGGTCCGCACCGAGGCCATCGAGCGCGCCACGAGCCTGCGCAAGCAGGCCGAGGAGACCCTGGAGCGCACCCGCGCGGAGGCCGAGCGGCACCGCGAGGAGGCCACCGAGCAGGCCGAGGCCACGAAGTCCGAGGCCGAGGACGCCGCGCGGGCCCTGCACGAGGAGACCGAGCGGGCGATAGCGGCACGCCAGGCCGAGGCTGCCGACGAGCTGACGCGTCTGCACACGGAGGCCGAGGAGCGTCTCGCCACCGCCGAGCAGGCGCTGACCGACGCCCGCGCGGAGGCCGAGCGCATCCGCAAGGAGGCGGCGGACGAGACGGACCGCCTCCGTTCGGAGTCCGCCGAGCGGATCCGCACCCTGCAGTCGCAGGCCGAGACCGAGGCCGAGCGGCTGCGCACCGAGGCCGCCGCCGACGCCTCGCAGGCCCGCGCCGAGGGCGAGAACGTGGCCGTGCGGCTGCGTTCGGACGCCGCAGCCGAGGCCGAGCGCCTCAAGACGGAGGCCCAGGAGTCGGCCGACCGGCTGCGCTCGGAGGCCGCTGCCGCCGCCGAGCGCGTGGGCGCGGAGGCCGCCGAGGCGCTGTCCGCCGCCCAGGAGGAGGCCGCGAGGCGCCGTCGGGAGGCGGAGGAGACCCTCAGCTCCGCGCGCGCAGAGGCCGACCAGGAGCGCGAGCGGGCCCGCGAGCAGAGCGAGGAACTCCTCGCCTCCGCCCGCAACCGCGTCGAGGAGGCGCAGGCCGAGGCCGTCCGCCTCGTCGAGGAAGCGGACCGCAGGGCGACGGAGATGGTCTCAAGCGCCGAGCAGACCGCCCAGTCCGTACGGGACTCCGTGGCGGGCCTTCAGGAGGCGGCGCAGGAGGAGATCGCGGGCCTGCGCAGCGCCGCCGAGCACGCGGCGGAGCGCGCGAGGACCGAGGCGCAGGAGGAGGCGGACCGCGTCCGCTCCGACGCGTACGCCGAGCGGGAGCGCGCGTCCGAGGACGCCGCCCGCGCCCGTCGCGAGGCGAGCGAGGAGGCCGAGGCCGCCAAGTCGCTTGCCGAGCGCACCGTTTCGGAGGCGATCGCGGAGGCCGAGCGGCTGCGCTCGGACGCCTCCGAGTACGCCCAGCGCTCGCGTACGGAAGCCTCGGACGCGATCGCGTCGGCCGAGCAGGACGCGTCCCGCACCCGTGCCGACGCCCGCGAGGACGCCAACCGCATCCGCAGTGACGCCGCGAGCCAGGCCGACCAGTTGATCGGCGAGGCGCGCAGCGAGGCGGAGCGGCTGCAGAACGAGACGGTCGCGGAGGCCGAGCGGCTCAAGGCCGAGACCATCACGGAAGCCGAGCGGCTGCGTGCCGAGACGGCCACGGAGGCCGAGCGGGTGCGCTCGGAGTCGGTGGCCAAGGCCGAGAAGCTCATCTCGGACGCCACGGGCGACGCCGAGCGGCTGCGCGCGGACGCCGCCGAGACGGTCGGCTCCGCCCAGCAGCACGCCGAGCGCATCCGGTCCGACGCCGAGCGCGTCAAGGCGGAGGCCGCGGCCGAGGCCGAGCGGCTCACCTCGCAGGCGCGGGACGAGGCCGAACACACCCTGGACGAGGCACGCCAGGCGGCCAACAAGCGCCGCTCCGAGGCGGCCGAGCAGGTCGACACGCTCATCACGGAGGCGGCGGCCGAGGCCGAGAAGCTGACGAGCGACGCCCAGGAGAAGGCGCTCAAGGCCACCACGGAAGCGGAGGCGCAGGCCGACACGATGGTCGGCGCCGCGCGCACGGAGGCCGACCGCCTTGTCTCCGAGGCGAGGGTCGAGGGCAACTCCCTGGTGGAGAAGGCCCGTACGGACGCGGACGAACTGCTCGTCGGCGCCCGCAGGGACGCGACGGCCATAAGGGAGCGCTCCGAGGAGCAGCGTGACCGCCTGACCGCGGAGATCGAGGAGCTGCACGAGCGTGCGCGCCGCGAGTCCGCCGAGGCGATGAAGACGGCCGGTGAGCGCTGCGACGCCCTGGTGAAGGCCGCGGAGGAGCAGCGCGCCGAGGCCGAGGCTCAGGCCAAGGAGCTGGTGTCGGACGCGAGTTCCGAGGCCGGCAAGGTCCGCATCTCGGCCGTGAAGCGGGCCGAGGCACTCCTCAAGGAGGCCGAGACGAAGGTCGCCGAGCTGGTGCGCGAGGCCGAACGCGTCAAGGCGGAGGCACAGGCCGAGGCCGAACGGACCGTTGACGAGGGCAAGCGCGAGCTGGAGGTGCTCGTGCGGCGCCGGGAGGACATCAACGCCGAGATCTCCCGTGTCCAGGACGTGTTGGAGGCGTTGGAATCCTTTGAGGCCCCATCGGTCCCCGCTCCCAAGGATGGTGGCGTGAAGGCCGGCGCGGCGGCGGGTTCGACCCGATCGGGTGGCAAGCCGTCAGAGGGCTAG
- the mce gene encoding methylmalonyl-CoA epimerase — translation MLTRIDHIGIACFDLDKTVEFYRETYGFTVFHTEVNEEQGVREAMLKINGTSDGGASYLQLLEPTRDDSAVGKWLAKNGEGVHHIAFGTADVDGDAAAIKDKGVRVLYEEPRIGSMGSRITFLHPKDCHGVLTELVTSAVQESPEH, via the coding sequence ATGCTGACGCGAATCGATCACATCGGGATCGCCTGTTTCGACCTCGACAAGACCGTCGAGTTCTACCGGGAGACATATGGCTTCACGGTGTTCCACACCGAGGTCAACGAAGAGCAGGGCGTGCGCGAGGCCATGCTCAAGATCAATGGTACGAGTGACGGCGGCGCTTCCTACTTGCAGCTCCTCGAACCCACTCGCGACGACTCCGCCGTGGGCAAATGGCTGGCCAAGAACGGCGAGGGCGTGCACCACATCGCTTTCGGCACCGCGGACGTGGACGGCGACGCCGCGGCCATCAAGGACAAGGGTGTACGCGTCCTCTACGAGGAGCCCCGCATCGGTTCCATGGGCTCCCGCATCACCTTCCTGCACCCCAAGGACTGTCACGGTGTGCTGACCGAACTCGTCACCTCGGCAGTCCAGGAGTCACCGGAGCACTGA
- a CDS encoding acetyl-CoA C-acetyltransferase, translating into MSGTTGTTSVIVAGARTPMGRLLGSLKSFSGADLGGFAIKAALERAGIGGDQVQYVIMGQVLTAGVGQIPARQAAVKAGIPMNVPALTVNKVCLSGLDAIALADQLIRAGEFDIVVAGGQESMTNAPHLLPKSREGYKYGAIEMLDSMAYDGLTDSFENIAMGESTEKHNTPLGIARPEQDEIAAGSHQRAAAAQKNGIFEAEITPVEIPQRKGGPVLFSQDEGIRAETTAESLGKLRPAFTKDGTITAGTSSQISDGAAAVVVMSKAKAEELGLDWIAEIGAHGNVAGPDNSLQSQPSNAIQHALKKEGLDVADLDLIEINEAFAAVAVQSMKDLGVSSEKVNVNGGAIALGHPIGMSGARVVLHLALELKRRGGGVGAAALCGGGGQGDALIVKVAKA; encoded by the coding sequence ATGTCTGGAACGACCGGTACCACCTCAGTGATCGTCGCGGGCGCGCGGACGCCCATGGGCCGCCTGCTGGGCTCCCTGAAGTCCTTCTCCGGCGCCGACCTGGGCGGCTTCGCGATCAAGGCCGCGCTGGAGCGGGCCGGCATCGGCGGCGACCAGGTGCAGTACGTGATCATGGGTCAGGTGCTCACCGCCGGGGTAGGGCAGATCCCGGCACGTCAGGCCGCCGTCAAGGCGGGCATCCCCATGAACGTCCCGGCACTCACCGTCAACAAGGTGTGCCTCTCCGGGCTCGACGCGATCGCGCTCGCCGACCAGCTGATCCGCGCGGGCGAGTTCGACATCGTCGTCGCCGGCGGCCAGGAGTCGATGACGAACGCGCCGCACCTCCTCCCGAAGTCCCGCGAGGGCTACAAGTACGGCGCCATCGAGATGCTCGACTCCATGGCGTACGACGGCCTGACCGACTCCTTCGAGAACATCGCCATGGGCGAGTCCACGGAGAAGCACAACACCCCCCTCGGCATCGCGCGCCCCGAGCAGGACGAGATCGCCGCGGGCTCCCACCAGCGCGCGGCCGCCGCCCAGAAGAACGGCATCTTCGAGGCCGAGATCACCCCGGTCGAGATCCCGCAGCGCAAGGGCGGCCCGGTTCTCTTCTCCCAGGACGAGGGCATCCGCGCCGAGACGACCGCCGAGTCGCTCGGCAAGCTGCGTCCCGCCTTCACCAAGGACGGCACGATCACCGCGGGTACGTCCTCGCAGATCTCCGACGGCGCCGCGGCGGTCGTCGTGATGTCCAAGGCCAAGGCCGAGGAGCTCGGCCTCGACTGGATCGCGGAGATCGGGGCGCACGGCAACGTGGCCGGCCCGGACAACTCGCTCCAGTCGCAGCCGTCGAACGCGATCCAGCACGCCCTGAAGAAGGAGGGCCTGGACGTCGCGGACCTCGATCTGATCGAGATCAACGAGGCGTTCGCCGCGGTCGCGGTGCAGTCAATGAAGGACCTCGGTGTGTCCTCGGAAAAGGTGAACGTCAACGGCGGCGCCATTGCCCTGGGTCACCCGATCGGGATGTCCGGCGCACGCGTCGTCCTGCACCTGGCCCTTGAGCTGAAGCGGCGGGGCGGCGGCGTGGGTGCCGCGGCGCTCTGTGGTGGCGGCGGGCAGGGTGACGCGCTGATCGTGAAGGTGGCGAAGGCCTGA
- the meaB gene encoding methylmalonyl Co-A mutase-associated GTPase MeaB has protein sequence MQDVPSLVAQAREGRPRAVARLISLVEGASPQLREVMAALAPLAGHAYVVGLTGSPGVGKSTSTSALVSAYRRAGKRVGVLAVDPSSPFSGGALLGDRVRMSEHASDPGVYIRSMATRGHLGGLAWSAPQAIRVLDAAGCDVILVETVGVGQSEVEIASQADTSVVLLAPGMGDGIQAAKAGILEIGDVYVVNKADRDGADATARELNHMLGLGESRGAGDWRPPIVKTVAARGEGTDEVVEALEKHRAWMEERGVLAERRAARAAREVETIAVTALRERIADLHGDARLSALAERIVAGELSPYAAADELVASLTSG, from the coding sequence ATGCAGGACGTCCCCTCCCTGGTGGCACAGGCCCGCGAGGGCAGGCCACGGGCCGTGGCCCGGCTGATCTCACTGGTCGAGGGGGCGTCACCGCAGCTCCGCGAGGTCATGGCGGCGCTTGCTCCGCTGGCGGGCCACGCGTACGTGGTGGGCCTCACGGGCTCTCCCGGTGTCGGCAAGTCGACTTCGACGTCGGCGCTGGTCTCGGCGTACCGGCGTGCGGGTAAGCGGGTCGGTGTCCTCGCCGTCGACCCCTCGTCCCCCTTCTCCGGGGGCGCGCTGCTCGGCGACCGGGTCCGCATGTCGGAGCACGCGTCCGATCCCGGGGTCTACATCCGCTCGATGGCGACGCGCGGCCACCTGGGCGGCCTCGCGTGGTCGGCGCCCCAGGCGATCCGCGTACTGGACGCGGCGGGCTGTGACGTGATCCTGGTCGAGACGGTCGGCGTGGGCCAGTCCGAGGTGGAGATCGCCTCGCAGGCGGACACGTCCGTGGTGCTCCTGGCCCCCGGGATGGGTGACGGAATCCAGGCGGCGAAGGCCGGAATCCTGGAGATCGGCGACGTGTACGTCGTCAACAAGGCGGACCGGGACGGCGCGGACGCGACCGCGCGCGAGCTGAACCACATGCTGGGGCTCGGGGAGTCCCGCGGTGCGGGGGACTGGCGCCCGCCCATCGTGAAGACGGTGGCCGCGCGGGGCGAGGGGACCGACGAGGTCGTCGAGGCCCTGGAGAAGCACCGGGCGTGGATGGAGGAGCGGGGCGTCCTGGCCGAGCGTCGTGCCGCGCGGGCGGCCCGCGAGGTGGAGACCATCGCGGTCACGGCCCTGCGGGAGCGGATCGCGGACCTTCACGGGGACGCCCGGCTCTCGGCTCTGGCGGAGCGGATCGTGGCGGGGGAGCTGTCGCCTTACGCGGCGGCGGATGAGCTGGTCGCGAGCTTGACCTCGGGCTGA
- a CDS encoding PepSY domain-containing protein, producing MKRNIVIATVAALALAGGGTATALAATGDDDSSAAAKKSSVQLKDDNRDNDRDDDRHDDRDNDQDDAKENSAEAKAAKVTAADAIKAALADKSGTAVSAELDDEDNGGLVWDVDILGKGSTWHSVQVDPGTGKVLGSHTEQDEDGDANRVAAALKGASTNAEDAAKAAAAKGTVTSVDLDDDGTAKAWDAETASGKGAESDWKVDLQSGKVTADKSDSHDDNDSDDDDSDDDGSDD from the coding sequence ATGAAGCGCAACATCGTCATCGCCACCGTCGCAGCCCTGGCCCTGGCCGGGGGCGGTACGGCGACAGCGCTCGCTGCCACCGGCGACGACGACTCGTCGGCCGCCGCCAAGAAGTCGAGCGTCCAGCTGAAGGACGACAACCGGGACAACGACCGTGACGACGACCGTCACGACGACCGGGACAACGACCAGGACGACGCCAAGGAGAACAGCGCCGAGGCGAAGGCCGCCAAGGTGACGGCCGCCGACGCGATCAAGGCGGCGCTTGCCGACAAGTCCGGTACCGCGGTCTCCGCCGAGCTGGACGACGAGGACAACGGCGGCCTGGTCTGGGACGTCGACATCCTCGGCAAGGGCAGCACCTGGCACAGCGTGCAGGTCGACCCGGGCACCGGCAAGGTCCTCGGCTCGCACACCGAGCAGGACGAGGACGGCGACGCGAACCGCGTGGCCGCCGCCCTGAAGGGTGCGTCCACCAACGCGGAGGACGCGGCGAAGGCCGCCGCGGCCAAGGGCACGGTCACGTCCGTGGACCTGGACGACGACGGTACGGCCAAGGCCTGGGACGCGGAGACGGCGTCCGGCAAGGGTGCGGAGTCCGACTGGAAGGTGGACCTGCAGTCGGGCAAGGTCACCGCGGACAAGTCGGACAGCCACGATGACAATGACTCCGACGACGACGACTCGGACGACGACGGCTCCGACGACTGA
- a CDS encoding response regulator transcription factor, with product MRLLIVEDEKRLALSLAKGLTAEGYAVDVEHDGVDGLHRASEGTYDLVILDIMLPGMNGYRVCSTLRAAGHDVPILMLTAKDGEYDEAEGLDTGADDYLTKPFSYVVLVARVKAILRRRGNAGPSPVHVLGDLKVDTAARRVFRGDDDEVTLTAKEFAVLEQLILRTGEVVSKGDILEHVWDFAYEGDPNIVEVYISALRRKLGAPLIKTVRGAGYRLEAPR from the coding sequence ATGCGCCTGTTGATCGTGGAGGACGAAAAGCGGCTCGCCCTGTCGCTCGCCAAGGGCCTGACGGCCGAGGGCTACGCCGTGGACGTCGAGCACGACGGCGTCGACGGACTGCACCGGGCCAGCGAGGGGACGTACGACCTGGTCATCCTCGACATCATGCTGCCCGGCATGAACGGCTACCGCGTCTGCTCGACCCTGCGCGCCGCCGGTCACGACGTACCGATCCTGATGCTCACGGCCAAGGACGGCGAGTACGACGAGGCCGAGGGGCTCGACACGGGCGCCGACGACTACCTCACCAAGCCCTTCTCGTACGTGGTGCTCGTTGCCCGTGTGAAGGCCATCCTGCGCCGCCGCGGCAACGCGGGGCCGTCCCCCGTCCACGTCCTGGGCGACCTCAAGGTCGACACCGCGGCCCGCCGCGTCTTCCGCGGAGACGACGACGAAGTGACGCTCACCGCCAAGGAGTTCGCGGTCCTCGAGCAGCTCATACTGCGCACGGGCGAGGTCGTCTCCAAGGGCGACATCCTGGAGCACGTCTGGGACTTCGCCTACGAAGGTGACCCGAACATCGTCGAGGTGTACATCAGCGCCCTGCGGCGCAAGCTCGGAGCGCCGCTCATCAAGACCGTGCGCGGCGCCGGATACCGCCTGGAGGCCCCCCGATGA
- a CDS encoding HAMP domain-containing sensor histidine kinase — protein sequence MRRFLSSVRARATIGATLVVAVALVAAGAAVLLSLRASLTDQAGGQAESAARSVASRLAANEPYDKLELDDENHPVQIVDSDRRLVAASEDLESISGTGVDAVKPRPAASTPAKGDDDDDDASEGEALEAGEISDDAADVTSGSATVDGETEDYRFAAVEVNVEKKGDLTVYAGSSLAAQQSAVSTALTSMLIGFPLLLAVIALVTWLVTRRALRPVDAIRSEMAAITASEDLARRVPEPDTHDEIARLATTTNETLAALQTSVERQRRFVADASHELRSPIASLRTQLEVGAAHPELLDVDGAVEDTVRLQELAADLLLLARLDAGEKPGEGHVDLAALAREELSQRTRDRADVRMDLKNVEVTGSRNQLARVLGNLVNNAQRHARSHVTVATRADGPWAVLEVSDDGDGVPEGERDRIFERFVRLDDARTRDDGGAGLGLAIARDVAARHGGTLTVKEAPGGGALFELRVPAAAS from the coding sequence ATGAGGCGCTTCCTCAGCTCCGTACGCGCCAGGGCGACGATCGGCGCCACCCTCGTCGTCGCCGTCGCGCTCGTCGCCGCAGGCGCCGCCGTCCTGCTCTCGCTGCGCGCCAGTCTGACCGACCAGGCGGGCGGCCAGGCCGAGTCCGCCGCCCGCTCAGTGGCCTCGCGCCTCGCCGCGAACGAGCCGTACGACAAGCTGGAACTGGACGACGAGAACCATCCGGTCCAGATCGTCGACAGCGACAGGCGGCTCGTCGCCGCCAGCGAGGACCTGGAGAGCATCAGCGGCACGGGAGTCGACGCCGTGAAGCCCCGGCCGGCGGCGTCCACGCCCGCCAAGGGCGACGACGATGACGACGACGCGAGCGAGGGTGAAGCCCTCGAAGCGGGGGAGATCTCCGATGACGCGGCGGATGTCACCTCCGGCTCCGCCACCGTCGACGGCGAGACGGAGGACTACCGCTTCGCGGCGGTCGAGGTGAACGTCGAGAAGAAGGGCGATCTCACCGTCTACGCGGGCTCCTCACTCGCCGCCCAACAGAGCGCGGTCTCCACGGCGTTGACGTCCATGCTCATCGGTTTCCCGCTGCTCCTCGCCGTGATCGCCCTGGTGACCTGGCTGGTGACGCGCCGCGCCCTGCGCCCGGTGGACGCGATCCGCTCCGAGATGGCGGCGATCACCGCATCGGAGGATCTCGCGCGCCGCGTGCCCGAGCCGGACACGCACGACGAGATCGCCCGCCTGGCCACGACCACGAACGAGACGCTCGCCGCCCTGCAGACCTCGGTGGAACGTCAGCGCCGCTTCGTGGCCGACGCCTCGCACGAACTGCGCAGCCCCATCGCCTCCTTGCGCACCCAGCTCGAAGTGGGCGCGGCCCACCCGGAGTTGCTGGATGTGGACGGCGCGGTCGAGGACACCGTACGACTGCAGGAACTGGCCGCCGACCTGCTCCTCCTCGCCCGTCTCGACGCGGGCGAGAAGCCGGGCGAGGGGCACGTGGACCTGGCGGCCCTGGCGCGCGAGGAACTGTCGCAGCGCACACGGGACCGCGCCGACGTCCGTATGGATCTGAAGAACGTCGAAGTCACCGGCTCCCGGAACCAGTTGGCGCGCGTGCTCGGCAACCTCGTGAACAACGCGCAGCGCCACGCGCGCTCGCACGTCACGGTCGCCACCCGCGCCGACGGGCCGTGGGCGGTCCTCGAGGTCTCCGACGACGGGGACGGCGTGCCGGAGGGCGAACGCGACCGGATCTTCGAGCGCTTCGTCCGCCTCGACGACGCCCGCACCCGGGATGACGGCGGGGCGGGTCTGGGCCTCGCCATCGCGCGCGACGTCGCCGCACGCCACGGCGGGACCCTCACGGTCAAGGAGGCCCCCGGCGGGGGAGCGCTCTTCGAGCTCAGGGTCCCTGCCGCCGCGTCGTGA
- a CDS encoding MarR family transcriptional regulator, giving the protein METDTAPQWLTNEEQCAWRTHVEVNRMLTYQLEKDLQPFNLTMNDYDILVHLSESEEKRMRMSDLAAATLQSKSRLSHQITRMENAGLVRRENCESDRRGLYTVLTDEGMETMQRVAPHHVDSVRKHFVDLISPEALGELHKALTPIAEHLRAQRGKP; this is encoded by the coding sequence ATGGAGACCGATACGGCCCCGCAGTGGCTGACCAACGAGGAACAGTGCGCCTGGCGTACCCACGTAGAGGTCAACAGGATGCTGACCTATCAGCTCGAGAAGGACCTCCAGCCGTTCAACCTGACCATGAACGACTACGACATCCTCGTGCACCTCTCCGAATCGGAAGAGAAGCGGATGCGTATGAGCGATCTCGCGGCCGCCACACTCCAGTCCAAGAGCCGCCTGTCCCATCAGATCACCCGCATGGAGAACGCGGGCCTGGTCCGCCGGGAGAACTGCGAGTCCGACCGGCGCGGGCTCTACACCGTCCTCACGGACGAGGGCATGGAGACCATGCAGCGGGTCGCCCCGCACCACGTGGACTCGGTCCGCAAGCACTTCGTCGACCTGATCTCACCCGAGGCGCTCGGCGAACTCCACAAGGCCCTGACCCCGATCGCGGAACACCTCCGCGCCCAGCGGGGCAAGCCCTGA
- a CDS encoding AIM24 family protein: MPMGAPAALDPMTLPSDDSVNAYTFCVELKGSQWFLQKGKMIAYYGSIEFNGIGHGRLDRLVRTSFHSPLHASDWVVADGQGKMLLADRAFDVNSYDLEDGNLTIRSGNLLAFQPTLALKQSIVPGFLTLIGTGKFVAASNGPVVFMEPPIRVDPQALVGWADCPSPCHHYDHGYLTGVIGGVRALTGIGGTSGEEHQFEFVGAGTVLLQSSEALLAEQATGAVPQQAGVPGGQGAPGQRGPHGQQPGQPRLPGQLGDLQRRFGL; this comes from the coding sequence ATGCCCATGGGAGCGCCCGCGGCCCTCGACCCGATGACGCTGCCGAGCGACGACAGCGTGAACGCGTACACCTTCTGCGTGGAGCTCAAGGGGAGCCAGTGGTTCCTGCAGAAGGGGAAGATGATCGCCTACTACGGGTCGATCGAGTTCAACGGCATCGGGCACGGCCGCCTGGACCGCCTGGTGCGTACGAGTTTCCATTCGCCGCTGCACGCGAGCGACTGGGTAGTGGCCGACGGCCAGGGCAAGATGCTCCTCGCCGACCGGGCCTTCGACGTGAATTCGTACGACTTGGAGGACGGCAACCTGACCATTCGCTCGGGCAACCTCCTCGCTTTTCAGCCAACTCTCGCGCTGAAGCAGTCCATCGTCCCCGGCTTTCTGACCTTGATCGGAACCGGAAAGTTCGTGGCCGCGTCGAACGGCCCGGTGGTGTTCATGGAGCCGCCGATCCGGGTCGACCCCCAGGCCCTCGTGGGCTGGGCGGACTGCCCTTCGCCCTGCCATCACTACGACCACGGGTATCTGACCGGAGTCATCGGGGGCGTACGGGCACTGACCGGGATCGGTGGAACCTCAGGTGAGGAGCACCAGTTCGAGTTCGTCGGGGCGGGCACGGTGCTCCTGCAGTCCTCGGAGGCGCTCCTGGCCGAGCAGGCGACGGGTGCGGTGCCGCAGCAGGCGGGCGTGCCGGGGGGTCAGGGTGCGCCGGGGCAGCGCGGTCCACACGGCCAGCAGCCGGGACAACCGCGCCTTCCCGGACAACTGGGGGACCTCCAGCGTCGCTTCGGGCTGTGA